Proteins encoded by one window of Brienomyrus brachyistius isolate T26 chromosome 1, BBRACH_0.4, whole genome shotgun sequence:
- the adamts1 gene encoding A disintegrin and metalloproteinase with thrombospondin motifs 1: MRSFSCISLAWLAALYMSTAHGAWMESAVVPVRLDPAKAMDETVQQRTLSTEEREKVGERRIYQLDAFGKRIVLDLEPDQTFLATGFVFQMIGQPESPDPETQRVSDSRAMAGCFFSGQVDGEADSAAALNVCHGLRGGFYADGEECFIQPDSDTDSGASDFSLHILRCRSRKPHAEDGGSKCGVDEEEERQPLRKEKGVIADPAAPHQKAHQRFRRFVSTPRYVELLLVADKLMADFHGARLKPYLLTIMAVAARLYRHPSIHNSITLAVVKVLVVNDEQHGPNVSRNAALTLRNFCRWQRQHNPPSDRHPEHYDTAVLFTKEELCGPHSCETLGMADVGTACDPERSCSIVEDDGLQTAFFVAHELGHVLNMLHDDAKQCTSINDPTLPPLMMSSTLYNLNHQQPWSPCSALRITSFLDNGHGDCLLDKPQKAEPLPKALPGSIYDVDQQCRLMFGEESQHCPDANTTCTALWCTVNNAGGLLVCQTKSFPWADGTPCGKDRWCLAGECLHKSKATEFQTPVNGGWGIWGPWGDCSRTCGGGVQYSFRDCDNPTPKNGGKYCEGKRIQYRSCNTEPCPDSNGLSFREEQCLAHNDISSSMSFGSSGRVEWVPKYAGVSPKDRCKLICRAKGTGYFFILKPKVADGTPCSPDSTSVCVQGQCVKAGCDWVIGSDRRFDKCGVCGGDGSTCKKVSRSLKFASPGYQDVVVIPAGATHVDIKQHGHHHDSSYLALRRQDGTYLLNGDYKLTTLETDIFLRGALLRYSGASATLERIRSFGPLPEPLTVVVLSVGDSPRPRIKLTFFAPRPVGRRPSINAIQETGSAEWVMRDWGQCSLTCGGGVQQRNVDCLDFRGRPSSECPVELRPPMSRPCPPHPCPIWQLGMWSPCSKTCGQSFRKRTLHCMSHSGRLLGYESCDPKDRPRPLLEMCRQRPC, translated from the exons ATGAGGTCGTTTTCCTGCATCTCCCTTGCCTGGCTCGCAGCTTTGTACATGAGCACAGCACATGGTGCCTGGATGGAGAGCGCAGTGGTGCCGGTGCGACTAGACCCGGCCAAGGCAATGGACGAGACCGTACAGCAGCGGACTCTTAGCACTGAGGAGAGAGAAAAGGTCGGGGAGAGACGGATCTACCAACTGGACGCCTTTGGCAAGCGGATAGTTTTAGACCTGGAGCCGGATCAGACCTTCTTGGCTACAGGGTTCGTCTTCCAGATGATCGGGCAACCTGAGAGCCCAGATCCGGAGACTCAGCGAGTATCGGACAGCAGGGCTATGGCTGGGTGCTTTTTCTCCGGCCAGGTGGATGGAGAAGCTGACTCGGCAGCGGCGCTCAATGTGTGCCACGGACTTCGGGGCGGCTTTTACGCTGACGGTGAGGAGTGCTTCATCCAGCCCGACAGCGACACCGACTCCGGCGCCTCCGACTTCAGTCTTCACATCCTGCGCTGCAGAAGTCGGAAACCGCATGCCGAAGACGGAGGCTCCAAGTGCGGGGTTGACGAAGAAGAAGAGAGGCAGCCACTTAGGAAGGAGAAGGGTGTGATCGCGGACCCCGCAGCCCCCCACCAGAAAG CCCACCAACGGTTCCGTCGCTTTGTCTCCACCCCGCGTTACGTGGAATTGCTGCTGGTAGCAGACAAGTTGATGGCGGACTTCCACGGTGCCAGGCTTAAGCCGTACCTGCTGACCATCATGGCGGTTGCAGCACGCCTTTACCGCCACCCCAGCATCCACAACTCTATCACGCTGGCTGTGGTCAAGGTGCTGGTGGTGAACGATGAGCAGCACGGCCCCAACGTGTCCAGAAACGCCGCGCTCACGCTGCGCAACTTCTGCAGGTGGCAGCGGCAACACAACCCGCCCAGCGACCGGCACCCAGAGCACTACGATACCGCCGTGCTCTTCACCAAAGAG GAACTTTGCGGCCCCCACTCTTGTGAGACCCTGGGCATGGCGGATGTCGGCACTGCATGCGACCCGGAGAGGAGCTGCTCCATCGTAGAGGATGATGGCTTGCAAACTGCCTTCTTTGTGGCACATGAGCTGG GTCATGTGTTAAACATGCTCCACGACGACGCCAAGCAGTGCACTAGCATTAATGACCCCACCTTGCCCCCCCTCATGATGTCGTCCACCCTGTACAACCTGAACCACCAGCAGCCCTGGTCACCGTGCAGTGCGTTAAGGATCACCTCCTTCCTGGACAACGGCCACG GCGATTGTCTGCTGGACAAGCCACAGAAGGCGGAGCCATTGCCCAAGGCCTTGCCGGGTTCCATCTACGATGTGGACCAACAGTGCCGGCTGATGTTCGGGGAGGAGTCCCAACACTGCCCAGATGCAAACACGACCTGCACAGCTCTGTGGTGTACTGTCAACAACGCGGGGGGACTCCTGGTCTGCCAGACTAAGAGCTTCCCCTGGGCCGACGGCACCCCATGTGGGAAGGACCGGTGGTGCTTGGCTGGTGAATGCCTGCACAAGAGCAAGGCTACAGAGTTCCAG ACACCCGTGAATGGTGGCTGGGGCATTTGGGGCCCCTGGGGGGACTGCTCACGGACCTGTGGGGGAGGAGTGCAGTACTCCTTCCGGGACTGTGACAACCCTACTCCCAAGAATGGGGGCAAGTACTGCGAGGGCAAAAGGATCCAGTACCGTTCCTGCAACACTGAGCCCTGCCCCGACTCCAACG GCCTGTCGTTCCGTGAGGAGCAGTGCCTGGCTCATAACGACATCTCCTCCAGCATGTCATTTGGGTCTAGCGGCAGAGTCGAATGGGTCCCCAAGTACGCTGGGGTCTCTCCCAAGGACCGCTGCAAGCTGATTTGTCGGGCCAAGGGTACCGGCTACTTCTTTATACTGAAGCCTAAG GTGGCAGACGGAACTCCCTGCAGCCCTGACTCCACGTCAGTGTGTGTGCAAGGCCAGTGCGTGAAAGCCGGCTGCGATTGGGTCATCGGCTCGGACCGCCGGTTCGACAAGTGCGGCGTCTGCGGCGGGGACGGATCTACCTGTAAGAAGGTGTCAAGATCACTCAAGTTCGCCAG TCCTGGTTATCAGGATGTGGTGGTCATCCCTGCCGGAGCTACACATGTAGACATCAAGCAGCACGGTCACCACCACGATTCCAGCTACCTGGCCCTGCGACGTCAGGACGGCACCTACCTGCTCAACGGGGATTACAAGCTGACCACACTGGAGACCGACATCTTCCTGCGAGGGGCGCTGCTGCGTTACAGTGGCGCCTCCGCCACCCTGGAGCGCATCCGCAGCTTCGGCCCGCTGCCGGAGCCCCTCACTGTCGTGGTTCTGTCCGTGGGCGATTCACCCCGTCCCCGGATCAAGTTGACCTTCTTCGCCCCCCGGCCAGTAGGCAGGAGGCCATCGATTAATGCCATCCAGGAGACAGGAAGTGCCGAGTGGGTGATGCGCGATTGGGGCCAGTGCTCCCTGACATGCGGCGGGGGTGTTCAGCAACGCAACGTGGATTGCCTGGACTTCCGTGGCCGCCCCTCATCTGAGTGCCCGGTGGAGCTGCGCCCACCCATGTCtcgcccctgccccccccacccctgccccatCTGGCAGCTGGGGATGTGGTCTCCGTGCTCCAAGACCTGTGGGCAGAGTTTCCGTAAACGTACGCTGCACTGCATGTCACACAGTGGACGGCTTCTCGGCTACGAGAGCTGTGACCCCAAAGACCGTCCCAGACCCCTGCTGGAAATGTGTAGGCAAAGGCCCTGCTAG